A single genomic interval of Lewinellaceae bacterium harbors:
- a CDS encoding arginase family protein — translation MVRILPIPHDVNSSYLRGTAGGPPRILAQEHTGSANVYAEGGRAIRLNEDYRVLPEIQVSGLQGDEAFTVIRDRVRHEMTQPDGSLFCFGGDHSITYPVLAGYAAVQQPVHVLQLDAHSDLYANLDGNPYSHASPFARLLEQNLIASLTQVGIRSLTPHQREQAARYQVRIIEMKELNQPWIRDLRHPLYLSLDLDVLDPAFAPGISHYEPGGMSSRQLLDIIQALPSLTGADMVEYNPDRDIHEMTAMVGYRLMKEIICKLV, via the coding sequence TTCTTACCTCCGTGGCACAGCCGGGGGACCGCCACGGATCCTTGCCCAGGAACATACCGGATCCGCTAATGTCTATGCAGAGGGCGGTCGCGCAATCCGCCTGAATGAGGACTACCGTGTATTACCGGAAATTCAGGTATCTGGCCTGCAAGGCGATGAGGCTTTCACCGTAATCCGCGATCGCGTCCGTCATGAAATGACTCAGCCGGATGGATCGCTGTTCTGTTTCGGTGGGGACCATTCCATCACCTATCCGGTCCTGGCGGGTTATGCAGCAGTCCAGCAACCGGTACATGTGCTTCAGCTGGACGCCCATAGTGATCTGTATGCCAACCTGGATGGGAATCCTTACTCACACGCCAGTCCTTTTGCCAGACTCCTGGAACAAAATTTAATCGCCTCTCTGACACAGGTGGGCATCCGGTCACTTACTCCCCATCAGCGAGAACAGGCCGCCCGGTACCAGGTCCGAATCATTGAAATGAAAGAACTGAATCAACCGTGGATCCGCGATCTGAGGCATCCTCTGTATTTATCGCTGGATCTTGATGTATTGGACCCCGCATTCGCTCCAGGCATTTCGCACTATGAACCAGGGGGTATGAGCAGCCGGCAATTGCTGGACATTATCCAGGCGCTCCCCTCGCTGACAGGCGCTGATATGGTGGAATACAATCCTGACCGCGACATCCATGAAATGACCGCTATGGTCGGCTACCGGTTGATGAAAGAGATTATTTGCAAACTGGTCTGA
- a CDS encoding polysaccharide deacetylase family protein — translation MVNNRVSFFSGISLVLLLLTACQQMETPHQPAVALWAGDTLENYTVDPWGAITRGDSTEARIRLLFTGHEYADGVDSILHIMDNHSIKGYFFFTGDFIRAYPLAIQKIKDAGHYIGCHSNRHLLYADWSKRDSLLVTHDAWKKDLDSNYLALKPFGIGRKEHTLFMAPYEWYNQSISEWCKEEGLTLINFTPGLITQADYTVPDDKNYRSTMEIVGKTLQDARNGALNGAFILIHVGSSPYRTNKLYWELDTMITELQRMGYRF, via the coding sequence ATGGTTAATAATCGGGTTTCTTTTTTTTCAGGTATCTCACTGGTTCTGCTTCTGCTTACGGCTTGCCAGCAGATGGAGACACCCCACCAACCCGCAGTAGCACTCTGGGCAGGAGACACTCTGGAGAATTACACCGTAGATCCCTGGGGAGCGATCACCCGGGGTGATAGCACCGAAGCGCGTATTCGACTGTTGTTCACCGGACATGAATATGCGGATGGGGTTGACAGCATACTCCACATTATGGACAACCACAGCATCAAAGGGTATTTTTTCTTTACCGGAGATTTTATCAGGGCTTATCCATTGGCTATACAAAAGATAAAGGATGCTGGCCACTACATTGGTTGCCACTCCAATCGTCACCTGTTGTATGCGGATTGGTCGAAGAGGGACTCATTGCTGGTGACTCATGATGCGTGGAAAAAGGATCTGGACAGCAACTACCTGGCGCTTAAACCATTCGGGATTGGGCGGAAAGAACACACCTTATTTATGGCTCCCTACGAGTGGTACAACCAGTCCATCAGTGAATGGTGTAAAGAGGAAGGACTAACCCTAATAAATTTCACCCCGGGATTGATCACCCAGGCAGATTATACTGTGCCGGATGATAAAAATTACCGGTCTACCATGGAAATTGTGGGGAAGACACTGCAGGATGCGCGAAACGGTGCCCTGAATGGAGCTTTTATACTTATTCATGTTGGCAGTAGTCCTTACCGCACCAATAAGCTATACTGGGAGCTGGATACGATGATTACGGAATTACAACGAATGGGATATCGATTCTAA
- a CDS encoding serine acetyltransferase, with protein MNKAFLQKIFELHQSCDRCPSPQVVAEFFNDLLGSLFPDYTQHAYRNVKELEMHLEKLQLSLEELLYFNIGPERDHAEALANHFFNALPNVHDLLEGDIQAMFEGDPAARSKHEIIRSYPGFFAIAAYRLAHALHDLGVKTIPRILTEHAHGKTGIDIHPGAEIGPNFCIDHGTGVVIGETCIIGSHVKIYQGVTLGALSVDKVDADSKRHPTIEDHVVIYAGATILGGETTIGHHSVIGGNVWLTRSIPPNSKVYYQAQMNMGDSGTSDMMVFKQYK; from the coding sequence ATGAACAAAGCATTTTTACAAAAGATATTTGAACTCCATCAATCGTGTGACCGCTGCCCGTCACCACAGGTGGTCGCAGAATTTTTCAATGATCTCCTTGGTTCTTTATTTCCGGACTATACGCAGCATGCATACCGCAATGTGAAGGAACTCGAGATGCACCTGGAGAAGTTGCAGCTTTCGCTGGAAGAGTTGCTCTACTTCAACATTGGCCCTGAAAGGGATCATGCCGAAGCCCTGGCAAATCATTTCTTTAATGCACTGCCTAATGTCCATGATTTGCTGGAAGGTGACATCCAGGCCATGTTTGAAGGAGACCCCGCCGCTCGGTCAAAGCATGAGATCATCCGGAGTTACCCCGGTTTCTTTGCTATTGCTGCCTACCGGCTGGCGCATGCATTACACGACCTGGGGGTCAAAACCATACCCAGGATCCTCACCGAGCATGCACATGGCAAGACCGGGATCGATATTCACCCGGGAGCCGAGATTGGACCCAATTTCTGTATCGACCATGGTACCGGAGTGGTTATCGGTGAGACGTGCATCATCGGGAGTCATGTCAAAATATACCAGGGGGTAACCCTGGGTGCATTGAGTGTAGATAAAGTCGATGCTGATTCCAAGCGGCATCCTACCATCGAAGATCATGTGGTCATTTATGCCGGCGCTACCATATTAGGTGGGGAGACGACCATCGGACATCACTCCGTGATCGGAGGTAATGTGTGGCTTACCCGGAGCATACCTCCCAACAGTAAAGTCTATTACCAGGCTCAGATGAATATGGGGGATTCCGGAACCTCTGACATGATGGTATTCAAACAATACAAGTAA